In Dermacentor silvarum isolate Dsil-2018 chromosome 10, BIME_Dsil_1.4, whole genome shotgun sequence, the genomic stretch CGTGCCTGCGTGTCTGTGAGTATTTCAGTGTGAATGCGCTTGCTACGTGTGCGTGTGTCGGTGCGTCTGCTTTGCTATGCGCGTGTGGGCTTGTTTGTAAGTGTATGCATGTTTCTGCCTGTATGTCTCTTTGTACACGCATGGATGAGTGAACTACATCAAATGATTAGAGGaaatcacacgcacacacacacagttggTCACTCCAAGATTACCATTCGTTGTGTCTGCCGTAATAATTTCTTTCGTTATTGCTCACGTGCGCTTAGAACTGCCCTCAACTGTTCGCAATGTGTGAAGTTCATCCTCGAGAGCACTATATATGTGCTCACAAAAGGTCTACACACTGCTCAAAGCACTAAATCACTACCGGCTCTTTCATGGTGCTTGGAACTTTCGCTCACAAAACGACCACATTCTTAATCGATTGCAACGCGAGGTTTTTTtaagatttttgctacctgaagtcaatCCTCGGGGTGCAAATtgaagttgtctaaaaagtgaaatgatgcacccaattctgatcaagtgaaatgtgcgagtgaaagcgcgcgagggacgcatgctttcacggagagcgaacgcacggcagacaGCAAAAGTGATAACTCCGTCTTGCGAAAGGCACAGGAGACCCAGCAGGCCCTGGATGCCCCGGAGCCCAAGGAAGCCAGGAGCTCCAGGAAACCCAGGAGGCCATGAAGGCCACGGAGGCGCCTGGGGACCAGGAAGCCCAGGAGGTCCTGGAGGCCCAAAGGCACCGGGGGCGGAGGAATCGCCGGGGGCGCATTGCCTGGGAACGAGGAAGCCCAGGAGGCCCTGGAGGCCCTGGAGGCCCAAAGGCACCGGGGGCAGAGGAATCGCCGGGGGCGCATTAATGTCCGGGGGCACAGGAGGCTCCGGGGGCCTCCTACAGGAGACGCCGAGGGCGCAGGAGGCCCTGGAGGCCCAGGAGCCGTCGGAGCCACAGGAAGCGTCGGAGGACGAGGAGGCGGTGGAGGTTCAGGAGGTGCCGGAGGCCCAGGACGCCCCCCGGACACCCAGGAGACCCATGAAGCCTTGTGAGGCGAGGAAACGTTTAGCTGCGACTGCAAATGCGTATATTCCGGCCGGGTGCAAGCGGAACTGGcagctcaatctcccacgtgaaaggaggaaagctggaaggcagcGCTGGAGAGAGGGGGTGAGGCTTCTACTCTGTCGCAACTGCGTACTGTGCTCGGCGGTGGCACTCGCGCGCACGGTGTCATGAAACTGATCTCCGCACGGCTCTTcactttgtatgcactgtgctttcgtcgctcagttttcgttgaagcgatagaccgcatgaactttcgctcgctgcagccgtgcttgctcaagccagcgttgtgacagtggtctgcggttatcgagtgtgatctattcatgttggcttgtgtgcgctgacaccatgcttcttcattcagttagtaagcgaatgtgtccaagtttatgcagccgataaaactactatgcttactccgtatagctctctactaatttgctatcctaATTGCTGCTttgcctttctggcgaaactgcaactttttcatgcatccggtggtcttGCGTtacttcttccttttttcttctttttttatcagtTTTCTTCTTTTAGCTGGACGCAACAAAATGTCTCCCTTCGCGTAACTTTCGCTGTTTTATGCTTTTCGTGATGAACGCAATGAAAAGTCATCTCTGGCCTTACAATCGCGTTtgcattacaatcgagtaaatacgctATTTACCTCCCTGTGTGCTCCCCGCCAAAATATTATTTTGGTTAGTCCCGATATTATCTGCCTTCCATTTCTGTGTCCGTTAACATGACCCTTCTCGATTAGGACTCCTCCATGTTGTATCAGAAGCATCAACTGCATCAGTTGTTTCCATTCACTCCGAAATTTTCTATATACCAGGTCCTTTTTCAGCTCGTATGTTGCACCTCCGCTGACCCCTTCTCGCATAGGTCTGCCACCGATCCTCCGCATCACGTACCTGAGCGTTCTATTCTCTCTCTGTTGACTTCCCAGCTCTTCCACGGATACATCAAGTTGCCTTTCTACTATATGCGTGCTCACCTTTTCTTCTATATTTGTGTTACTGTGGTTACGGTTTCTACATCTGTTTGACCGGATAGGTCCACTGAGCCACTACGGGTCCTAGACTCCTCTCGGTCCTGGTATATTTTCAAAGATCAGGTCATGCAGCGGTTTTTCTAGGCACCTGGCTGCCGCGATTCCTGTGTAGTACGTTGTGGATATATAGATCTTAGCCTCCGGGAGCTATCTCACCGAGCTGTCCATGAATATAACTGGTTTCACCTGCCCCGTCATGCTTTTTCGAGTTACGAAACATTTTCTTTATAACACAGTGTCCACACCCGGGTCTCGTAATGCAGTAGCCCtctttccttcttctttaccTTCTACCACTGACATATCTCCCTCTTTACTCTCGACAATGGTGGCACTTACGACCTCCAATCTTTCCTTTTCTTCAAACCTGCGAGCTTCGCGAGTTTGACTAGGGTCTATATTCGTCGACACTTCTCGTGGTTTGCGTTTGCATTCCTCAGTTTTGTGTCCGCTCTTGTTATGCCATTCACAATATTACCGTTCACGTTGGTCATCACGTCCCGCACGGCAATGAATTGCCTGATGGCCGTGGCGGTCACAGAGAAAACATCTCTGCTGTCCCCAGCGTCCATACATTTGGGGTTTCTCTTTCAGCTCATCTTCCTCTGAAGTGGGAGCATATTTGCCACCCTTTCCTAAATTTTTCGATacctgcgcctctacaaactggCATGTTTGCTCTGCGATCTCCTCCACAGTCTGTAGTTTTTTCTCTTTCAGAAGTATTGCGAAATCATTGCTACATCTGGCCAGGAATTTCTCACCCACAACCTTGTCGTAAACTTATTCATATGTTTTTTTCCGCTTTGTGCAGCTCTATCCACCTCTCAAAATAGTTGGTCAGACGGTATGTGAACTGCTTTCCCATTTTTGAATCTTCTGGCTTGCACAGTCTGAACTTTTCCGAAAACCTTCAGCGGTCAGCTTGAACCTctgcaataaagttttttttaactttttcatAGTCCGACGATTCTTCTACTGGTAGCCGGCCAAACACACCCAGAGCCTCCCCTACTAAACCAAGGCTCAGGGCGCTGGACCACTTGCTCTTCTTACAGCCTTGCCCGACTGCGCACCTCTCAAGCCGATGGAAATAGGCATCTAGGTCATCTCTTCGCTCATCGAAATGTGCCATTAGTTTGCTGGGGCAAATTTGTCTTGCTCTAGGAGAAGGTGAATCGGATGATGCTGACCTTGATGTGCTAGTTGCTTCACGGGAACCCGCATACATTTCCGCTAGATTAATCATCGCCAagatttcttttaaatgcgaagcatttcttggcgaacatttgtccTTTGACAGTAACTATCTCTCTATCTATGTAGCCGTAGgcacgtctcggtgctctcaggGTCGTATCGTTTACTTGGTATTTAGGAAAGTTCGCAttgcatgacaagagtgtatggcaaACTCAAATgatgttatgacatgaatatcatgacgtgtgtcatgtaggtcatgaaacagctgtctACGCCTTGGTAATCTCATGGTCGtgtcattaacttggtaggtaccaaaattggcatagtttaACAACGGtttatgacgaatataaatgataggtcatgacttgaatttcatgacatgcatgtcaagtaggtcacgaaacagccgcctaaaacgACAATGACCCAGTGTAAAGCCAGCAGATCCGACGCCCTGTGGGAACCGATGTTATGCTAAGCAGTGTGCAGAGAGCCTATCAAGTTAAGGAAACGGCCATGAAAGtactgtagtgaagacgaatgcccggcgctgcagccacatcgccagtcatccgggaagcgcgagctcgagattgcctgagccgctctggtttaGACACGCTGctaacgctgcccgctgctctcttgtactgtgtgCGCATTAGATTGTGGTGGAGGTGTTGCCCCAACCTCGAATTATGCatccgaactctgccgtccgtcatgcctcagcatgtctctggtccactccagcaAATCCCATGTCCCGCCAGGCCTctcgatcgcattgggattgacctgtatgaatcccttccgagcacggcttccggaaaccgctggatagtcgtcgccatcgaccacttgacgcgatacgcagaaacagccgctctgcctgctgccacagttcgtgatatcgcatccttcctactgagtagtagtagtagtaagtggttcttgaggacgtgtgttcctctccgaagtcgtaaacgcgctgcttactgaatgtcgcatcgttcatcgcaccaccaccgcctgcCATCCTCgaactaatggtctgacggaaagatttaaccgcacccttggcgacatgctcttcTGCTTCTGGCGACATGCTCTTCTGGCGACAACTTCTGCTCACAAAAGCATCATTTTTACTCGATGGTAACGCGAGCTTTTTTCCAGATatttgctacctgaagtcaatCGTCGCGTTataatcgaataccgaaattgaAGTGGTCTAAAAAGTGAAATGATGCACCCAATTGTAATCGAGTGAAATGTACCAGTGAAAGCGcccgagggacgtgcgctttcacgcggagcgatcgcacggcagagagcaaaagTTATAactccgtcgtgcgaaaggcccaGGAGACCCAGCAGGCCCTGGATGAACCGGAGCTTAAGGAAGCCCAGGAGCCCCAGGAAACGCCGGAGACCCAGGAGGTGCCTGGGGACCAGGAAGCCCAGGAGGTGATGGAGGCCCAGGAGGCACCGGGGGCGCAGGAATCGCCGGGGGCGCAGGAGGCTCCGGGGGCCTGCTGCAGGATAGCCGAGGGCGCAGGTGGCCCAGGAGGCACCGGacgcccaggaagcgtcggaagACGAGGAGGCGTCTGAGGCCCAGGATTCGCCGTAGACCCAGGAGGCGCCGGAGGCCCAGGACGGCCCCCGGATACCCAGGAGGCCCATGAGGCCCGGGGAGGGGAGGAAACGTTTAGCTGCGACAGCAAATGCGTATCTtccgaccgggtgcaaggggaactggcgactcaatctcccacgcgaaagggggAAACCtggaaggcagcgctggagggagggggtggggcttctactctgccgcaactgcgtactttgctcGGCGGCGGGCAGTCGCGCGCATGGTATcatgaaagtgatctccacacggctcttaactttgtatgcgctgtgctttcgtcgctcggtttccattgaagcgatagaccgcatgaactttcgcccgctgcagccgcgcttgctcaagcTAGCATTCTGACAGTGGTCtgcggttatcgagtgtgatctattcatgttcgcttgtgcgcgctgacgccatgcttcttcgttcagttagtaagcgaatgtgtccaaatttatgcagccgataaaactactacccttaatccgtatagctctctactaatttgctatcgtaattgctGCTTTGCCTTTCTgtcgaaactgcaactttttcatgCATCCCGTGGTCTTGCGTTACTTTTCttcctgtcttctttttcttctgtttttagCGGTTTTATTTTTGAGCTGGACGCAACAAAAAGTCTCCCTTCACGTAACCCAGTCAAAAAATacgacaggctgtcggcttgtcggctatatgttGTTTTGGCCTGTAAGCCTGTCGGTTcgtccgcctgtcggtgtcggcctgtcggcgtccgcctgtcggtTTGCAAGCCTGCCGGAATATTCTATTCGgacaggccgcaattgcggcagtattctctggcaatcactttcagcga encodes the following:
- the LOC119431697 gene encoding circumsporozoite protein-like is translated as MPRSPRKPGAPGNPGGHEGHGGAWGPGSPGGPGGPKAPGAEESPGAHCLGTRKPRRPWRPWRPKGTGGRGIAGGALMSGGTGGSGGLLQETPRAQEALEAQEPSEPQEASEDEEAVEVQEVPEAQDAPRTPRRPMKPCELYPPLKIVGQTETQQALDEPELKEAQEPQETPETQEVPGDQEAQEVMEAQEAPGAQESPGAQEAPGACCRIAEGAGGPGGTGRPGSVGRRGGV